A region of Cololabis saira isolate AMF1-May2022 unplaced genomic scaffold, fColSai1.1 scf104, whole genome shotgun sequence DNA encodes the following proteins:
- the LOC133438283 gene encoding polyadenylate-binding protein-interacting protein 2B-like: protein MQYLEAPLHTIYLKSDLVTGFVTVGVRPCFPIEGVSFILGNDLAGGKVLVKPGCGDPGKEGKEPVAYGHAGENTDANPFAEYMWMENEEEYNRQVEELLEEEDQDWFIPSRDLNNQGVGQLEQQLNGLSANDHHSNLEEVARKSILNPEAKEFIPAGIMCSASGDYLAPPVFKRDRRS from the exons ATGCAATACTTGGAGGCGCCTTTACATACTATTTACCTCAAGTCAGACTTGGTTACGGGCTTTGTGACTGTGGGGGTTCGCCCGTGTTTCCCAATTGAGGGAGTGTCCTTCATTTTGGGGAATGATTTGGCTGGGGGTAAGGTGCTGGTAAAGCCGGGATGTGGGGATCctggaaaagaaggaaaggagccaGTGGCCTATGGTCACGCAGGAGAAAACACTGACGCCAACCCGTTTGCCGAGTACATGTGGATGGAGAACGAGGAGGAGTATAACAGAcaggtggaggagctgctggaggaggaggaccaAGACTGGTTCATCCCTTCACGTGATCTCAACAACCAGGGGGTGGGGCAGCTCGAGCAGCAGCTCAACGGCCTGTCGGCTAACGATCACCACAGCAACCTGGAGGAGGTGGCGAGGAAGAGCATCTTGAATCCTGAAGCAAAGGAGTTCATCCCGGCAGGGATAAT GTGCTCTGCATCAGGTGATTATCTGGCTCCGCCTGTATTTAAGAGGGACAGGAGGAGCAG